The Apium graveolens cultivar Ventura chromosome 6, ASM990537v1, whole genome shotgun sequence genome contains a region encoding:
- the LOC141664758 gene encoding uncharacterized protein LOC141664758: MLHPPYSEESLEEFPHPWWILHMDGAVNHGGAGAGIVLVSLEGHHLMSAIHFKFYVTNNNAEYEALINGLKIALEMGVRNLIARSDSELVVNQVNGGFQARGPRTELYLRCTQRLIGMFKEVRLECVPREKNSNADALAKMGSQQEAVLLGSIPLEIQEIPSIPEVETMRVDEAPKETWMTPILAYIRKGILPEDKFMARRLRYQAARYMIYDEVLYKRGFNQPLLRDCYGKEDVEVNQRLHLDLLEEMRENSLLRLAAYQQRAARYYNKKVNGQLLKVGDLVLRKVMPNTKNPQHVVFGANWEGPYRIKSIM; this comes from the exons ATGCTACATCCGCCTTATTCTGAGGAGTCTTTGGAAGAGTTTCCGCAtccttggtggatcttgcatATGGATGGGGCGGTTAACCATGGAGGAGCGGGTGCGGGTATAGTACTTGTATCTCTGGAAGGCCACCATCTGATGAGCGCcattcatttcaagttttatgtAACCAATAATAATGCGGAGTATGAGGCGCTGATTAATGGCCTGAAAATTGCTTTGGAAATGGGGGTGCGGAACTTAATTGCAAGAAGTGACTCAGAGTTGGTAGTGAATCAGGTGAACGGGGGATTTCAAGCACGAGGCCCACGAacagaattatacttgagatgtACACAGCGCCTGATTGGAATGTTCAAAGAAGTTAGATTGGAATGTGTTCCGCGGGAGAAGAACAGTAATGCGGATGCTCTGGCAAAAATGGGGTCACAACAAGAGGCTGTGTTGTTAGGATCCATCCCCCTTGAAATCCAGGAgattcctagtatcccagagGTAGAAACTATGCGAGTggatgaggctcccaaggaaacatggatgacgcccattctAGCTTACATTCGCAAGGGAATACTCCCCGAGGATAAGTTTATGGCTCGCCGACTCCGCTATCAGGCTGCAAGATACATGATATACGACGAAGTCCTGTACAAGAGAGGGTTCAACCAACCTCTGCTTAG AGATTGTTACGGGAAAGAAGATGTtgaggttaatcaaaggcttcatttagATCTCTTAGAGGAGATGAGGGAAAATTCTCTGCTAAGGCTAGCGGCATATCAGCAGCGCGccgcaaggtattataacaagaaggtaaatGGACAATTGCTGAAGGTGGGGGATTTGGTACTTAGGAAAGTGATGCCCAATACAAAGAATCCCCAACATGtagtgtttggagctaattgggaaggaccgtacagaaTAAAGTCCATCATGTGA